The following proteins are co-located in the Tiliqua scincoides isolate rTilSci1 chromosome 8, rTilSci1.hap2, whole genome shotgun sequence genome:
- the LOC136659128 gene encoding uncharacterized protein — translation MPKRKCQFGDRLASKYQSFRCGRNPYEAECLICPIGTYVSVANKGAQDLEVHLQSQKHKKSIQNFSSAAFVSSFFDQTTKSTYAVNAAEAALAFHTISHYSSYQSMDCTPKLNSEIYSDSDIAKKVSCASTEAIINQVLGPHSVDIAIQCLEGISCFGVCTDGRNHGSLKIFPILIQFFDYKLGGIQTKLVELRSAPNETSDTISFHVSDTLTQLGIVEKCVAFAGDHTNTNFGGFQESEGDSVFTKLEKSVNNNIVGIGCPAHILSNAIQHGADTLGIDLECVVMKLYNYFSIYTVRTEQLKEYCEFVDINYKQLFSDTKTRWLSLFPAIHRILEMYEALQSYFLSLPSPPKILKNFFTARLSKAYLWHIHSLMSVFHDNIKDIQKERNSVVEIMNTIENVSSLLENRMESSFISLRTKEVLSCAREEGYDPEVDCFMEEAISLYRECYDYLKKWCASFTDFHCFKWMDLNGKVLMKDVERCVTFLNKRGFMIDDAKCCDQLCNLNCFLERNSTDLDSKSCNDKWVMYFENSKYEECYSELLKIAEYFFALPGHNANVKRVLSLISPPWTNERNNSNLDSVKGLLLVKYNFKHFTCSEFYKYVASQHDILERIGSLEKYSQVAIPNLPKF, via the exons atGCCGAAACGTAAATGCCAATTTGGTGACAGATTGGCCAGCAAATACCAGTCATTCCGATGTGGTAGAAACCCATATGAAGCTGAGTGCCTCATTTGTCCTATAGGAACATATGTCTCTGTAGCTAATAAAG GGGCCCAAGATTTGGAAGTTCATCTCCAGTCCCAGAAACATAAGAAAAGCATCCAGAATTTCAGCAGCGCAGCATTTGTATCCAGTTTCTTTGATCAAACAACAAAATCTACATACGCCGTAAATGCAGCTGAGGCAGCTTTGGCATTTCACACCATTAGCCACTATTCATCTTATCAGTCTATGGATTGTACACCTAAGCTAAATTCTGAGATTTACTCCGACTCTGATATCGCCAAGAAAGTGTCTTGTGCTAGCACAGAAGCTATAATAAACCAAGTTCTTGGGCCACACTCTGTTGACATAGCAATTCAGTGCTTAGAAGGGATATCATGTTTTGGGGTTTGCACAGATGGTCGCAATCATGGATCTCTAAAAATATTCCCAATTTTAATACAGTTTTTTGATTATAAACTAGGAGGTATCCAGACTAAACTTGTAGAGCTTAGATCAGCCCCCAATGAAACTTCAGACACAATATCATTCCACGTAAGTGATACGCTGACACAGCTTGGTATAGTTGAGAAGTGTGTAGCATTTGCTGGTGATCATACAAACACTAATTTTGGGGGCTTTCAAGAATCTGAGGGTGACAGTGTGTTCACCAAATTAGAGAAGTCTGTCAACAACAATATAGTAGGTATAGGCTGTCCAGCACATATCCTTTCCAATGCCATTCAACATGGGGCCGACACTTTGGGAATTGATTTGGAGTGTGTAGTCATGAAATTGTATAATTATTTTTCTATTTATACGGTAAGGACAGAACAACTTAAAGAGTATTGTGAATTCGTTGACATCAACTACAAACAGTTATTTTCCGATACTAAAACTAGGTGGCTATCTCTGTTTCCAGCGATTCACAGAATACTTGAGATGTATGAAGCTTTGCAGTCCTATTTCTTATCTTTGCCTAGTCCCCCTAAAATTCTGAAAAATTTTTTTACAGCCAGATTGAGTAAGGCATATTTGTGGCACATACATTCGTTAATGTCTGTTTTTCACGACAATATCAAGgacattcaaaaagaaagaaattcagtTGTTGAAATAATGAATACAATAGAAAATGTATCTTCCCTGCTAGAGAACAGGATGGAAAGTTCCTTCATTTCCCTTAGAACTAAAGAAGTATTGTCATGTGCCCGGGAGGAGGGATATGATCCTGAAGTAGATTGTTTTATGGAGGAGGCAATTTCTTTGTACAGAGAATGCTATGATTACCTGAAGAAATGGTGTGCCTCGTTTACAGATTTTCACTGTTTTAAATGGATGGATTTGAATGGAAAGGTCTTAATGAAAGATGTAGAGAGATGtgtaacatttttaaataaaagggggTTCATGATTGATGATGCAAAATGTTGTGATCAGTTATGTAATTTGAACTGCTTTCTGGAGCGCAACAGCACAGACCTTGACAGTAAGTCATGCAATGATAAGTGGGTCATGTATTTTGAGAACAGCAAATATGAGGAATGCTATTCAGAACTACTGAAAATAGCAGAATATTTTTTTGCATTGCCAGGACACAATGcaaatgtcaaaagggttttgtccTTAATTTCTCCACCATGGACAAATGAGAGGAATAATTCAAATCTGGATTCAGTCAAGGGTTTGTTACTAGTTAAGTACAATTTTAAGCATTTTACTTGCTCAGAGTTCTATAAATATGTTGCAAGCCAACATGACATTTTAGAGAGGATAGGTTCATTAGAAAAGTATAGTCAAGTAGCAATTCCCAACTTGCCCAAATTCTGA